The DNA window AATAGAGAATAGTTGTTGACCACAGGGTATACACTTGCTTGAatatttcattccattatctaaaaaaatacacttGCTTGAAATGGTGCCAAGCTTGTGCACAGTACAGTTAGTAGGTTAATTGTATGATTGAAgaatgaaaaacaaatgaatttaAATATGATCAGTTGTTTACCTGATCTGTACTGTTTGGATCTTCATAAGCTCTTTTTCCTGACAAAGTGCTTGTTTCTAAATTATATGGTTCAACTTCCATGCTTTGAATATCATGGGGTGGTTCTATCTGGGATGATGAGCagtaaataagaaagaaaagaaaggaaatagtAAGATATTATGTAGCACCGACAAAAATGAATAAAAGAAAGAGTACTACTCTTTTACCTCATGTTGTATTTTCTTGGATAGTATAGGCACCAGTGGAGGTAAATTATGTAGTTGTTGAGATGAACTTGAACTGATGGGAAGATTCTTAGTTGCCTTAAAGCCTTGGCTGGAATGTTGCCTTCCAAATCTTTCTTTAATTGTCAGCACCTCAAATGAAGGTTCATCAGCGTTGATAGTTATGTTCGGCAAAACCTTCACTATGAATGTGAATTTATGTCCTATCCATGCTTTTATTTCTGGAGGTGTTTGATTGATATCATATTGCCTTTTCATAGTTTCAGCAGTCCTACCAATAAGTTCTGTACCTTTCTTTTCAAATAGCACAAGTTCAAGGCTAGCTGTGCCATCATTTGCAATGAATGGTATTTTGTACCTGTTCAAGTGCAGAGTTATTTGAAAATTATAGTTATATATATTCACACTTAATAGTATGattggaaaaagaaatactCACTTGTACTCATACTGCCTACATGGGCAGTTCTCTTTCTTGCATTTTAATATAGAACCATCCCATATCATCTTGCAATTGCACAATTTATAGGCTTGATAAcaccaagtttttctttcctgaATTCCAATGATAGTAGCAGTGCACTGGTATTTTTCATCCTATGTAAATGTATAAATGAAAGGTTTAAGTTGTAGTTCAATGAAAGAATTTAATAGTATATTAATTTAGGTACATAAGTCTAACCTTGTCAACAAAAGGATCAATTTCCTTCAATTCTGCAAGTGTTTTGTGTTCAATGCTCCGTTGCATATCTTCATCACTTTGCAAGTATAGCTTTTGTATAGGATCAGCATGTGGTGGAAGGCTGCATATATAAGATGTTAGAAATAGGAAATTCCATAAAGTAAAAGAAGATATGCAGGGGATTAAATTGTACTTACCATTTCTGAAACATCTTGATTTCAGGGATGTCATTTTCGTTGATATACCAACGACAAGCTGTTGTTCCACTTAGAAATTCATATGTTCCCTTAAGGATTTTCATTGATGTACCAACAAATATTGCTATTATATGGTTATTTTGACCAACTTCCAGTATTGTCTCTCCATCAAACTCAACAGCTCTTTTTCCTGATAATGAGAGGTCGATGGTTTTTCCACTTTGAAGAAACAATAAAGTCAGTATCAAGTAGTTTCAGATTAGTGTTAGTGTTCAGATGGGGAAATATAGCTGATATTGGCATAAATTACCTTAAATCTTGTAGTTTGACTATTCTTCTCATCCTATAATCTAATGAACTTGTAGAAATCATTGCTGCATTAGAAACAGCAATGATTTTTCCAATAACATCTACAAAGATAGAATAAAGTATTTGATTATAACATTGCATATAGAATATTATGGTTACGTGTAATGAAATAAAAGTTAATTTAGTACCTAGAAAACGATCAGTCTTGCTTGTGAAATCATGAAGTTTATCAAATGACACCAAGTCAAATGTATACTTTGGAAAATCCATAGGTTGATCTTTGGCTTCAATGATACAAGTTCTTTTGTTTAGTTTGATCATATATGGATTACCAACTGCTCTATAACTGGGCTTAGCATTGTTAACTGTTATCTTGCTGATGTAGACGATATTTCCTTCCTGTAAATATTGGTTCAATAAAGGTATAGCATCAGGTAGGATCTCAGCATAGATAGCATCTCCCTGCAATGGCTATgcaattttaataaaataatatatatttaatgataaatatatgttaggagaaaatataaataaaggATATAGTATTACCTTTTGATCAAGTAAAACCAGATCTAAATGTTTGATGTTATCATCTTCATTAGTTCCTCTAAATTCCCATATCCTGGATATTCGGACGCATATCATGTAGTCATATCGCCCTGGGCGCAGCTCTGCAATTGGAGTGATATTCATCTGCAAATTATAAGCAATGGAAAATGTTAGTACTGTGTTTGTGTTTATATAGTATAtagagaaaaatatagtatacaTTAAGATCTAAATGAATCTAAAATTTCTctatatactatattttttgtttgtgttgCACATGTCCCATCTTCATTttctattagaatttttaaaccTTTACTATTGCTTACTCGTGAGATTGCGACATATAATTGGCCATGTGTAAAGACTGGTTTTTTTAGATATAAACCAACATTAGATAAAGTTTGTCCTTGGCTTTTATTTATAGTCATAGAATAGCACACTTTTATTGGGAAATGTCGTCGACACAAGGTAAATGGCCATTGATTTCCTCGGGTTGTTAAGTTTATTCTGGGTATATATGCTTTTTCTCCTATATGAGTTCCTGTTATTATTATACCTTCTATAATATTGTCTCCTAAATTTGTTATTATCAATCTTGTTCCATTACACAATCCTAAATTTTGGTTTAGATTTCTTAGCAAAATTATAGGAACTCCAACTTTCAGCTTAAGTACATGAGTTGGAAAATTATTGGCAtttagagaatttaaatattcGACAGGATATAATATGTCCGCATCATTAG is part of the Oryza glaberrima chromosome 4, OglaRS2, whole genome shotgun sequence genome and encodes:
- the LOC127770843 gene encoding uncharacterized protein LOC127770843, coding for MNITPIAELRPGRYDYMICVRISRIWEFRGTNEDDNIKHLDLVLLDQKEGNIVYISKITVNNAKPSYRAVDVIGKIIAVSNAAMISTSSLDYRMRRIVKLQDLSGKTIDLSLSGKRAVEFDGETILEVGQNNHIIAIFVGTSMKILKGTYEFLSGTTACRWYINENDIPEIKMFQKCLPPHADPIQKLYLQSDEDMQRSIEHKTLAELKEIDPFVDKDEKYQCTATIIGIQERKTWCYQAYKLCNCKMIWDGSILKCKKENCPCRQYEYKYKIPFIANDGTASLELVLFEKKGTELIGRTAETMKRQYDINQTPPEIKAWIGHKFTFIVKVLPNITINADEPSFEVLTIKERFGRQHSSQGFKATKNLPISSSSSQQLHNLPPLVPILSKKIQHEIEPPHDIQSMEVEPYNLETSTLSGKRAYEDPNSTDQENDEEESTDYGFIQTKGKKKRST